The genomic stretch TCAAACTCTGATGGGAGAATTGCATTTCCAAATGCTAACATAAACATACTTCCAAGAGTTAACTCAGATCACCATCCTCTCCTTGCTTCACTAGAACCAGAAAGAGTGGATAAAGGTGAAAAACCCTTCAGATATGAGGCCATGTGGAAGACACACAGTGATTTTACAGGAGTTGTAAAGGAGTTGTGGAATAAGGATATTGATGTTCCCAGAGCACTAAGCATCATGATAGAGGGTTTGAGAAAGTGGAATCTGGAAGTTTTTGGCCATGtttttaagaagaaaagaagactCTTAAATAGATTGAATGGTATTCAGAAGTCACCTACTTATGGAAGGAACCCATTTTTAGTAGAACTTGAAAAGAATCTACAGGAGGAGCTTAATGTGATTCTTGACCAAGAGGAAGTTTTTTGGCTTCAAAAGTCACGACAACAATGGATTGTAGAGGGTGATAGGAATACGAAGTACTATCACACCAAAATAATCATTAGAAGAAGACGGAACCgcattttaaaattaagaaagGAGGATGGTTCATGGTGCGAGAATGTTGAAGAGTTAAAGCTCATAGCActcaattttttcaaaaagcTTTATCAAGATGAGATGGTAAGAAGACCAATCCTTGTTACTGAAAATACCTTCCCAAGATTAGAAGAGGAACAATATGAAGACTTGTGTCGACTACCTTCCCCAGAGGATGTTAAAAATGCCATGTTCAACATAGGATCGTTAAAAGCTCCTGGAGAGGACGGGTACCCTGccctctttttcaaagataACTGGAAGACTTTGGGTGAATCGATTACAAAATATGTAGCACATATTTGGAAAAACCCAAGAGAGATAGAGCACATCAACAATACCCTTTTGGCTCTGATCCCTAAGGTAAATCAGCCGGAGTTCATCACACAATTCAGACCAATCTCATTATGTAATGTTACATACAAATGCATCACAAAAATTCTGGTTGAGAAGTTAAAACCCACCCTTCAAGATCGTATATCTCCCTGCCAATCAAGCTTCGTACCGGGTAGAAATATACATGATAATATTATCATAGCCCAAGAGATGACCTATGATATGAAGAGGAtgaaagggaagaagaaattCATGGCTCTCAAGATAGATTTTGAGAAGGCGTATGATAGATTAAATTGGAACTTCCTGGAAGCCACTTTGAGGGAGTTTGGCATAAAAAAGCAGGAGCTGGAGATTATTATGGCCTGTGTAAAGTCGGTGAAATACAAGGTACTCTGGAATGGGTGTAAAACGGAGACTTTCCAACCAAATCGGGGACTTAGACAGGGAGACCCCATATCTCCATACTTGTTTGTCATAACCATGGAGAAATTATCTCATGCCATAGAGGATGATATTGGGAAGGGACTATGGAAGCCGATGAAGGTAGGAAGAGATGGACCTCCAATTTCACATCTACAATTTGCAGATGATCTCTTACTTTTTGCAGAGGCATCTCTATCCCAAATAAAGCAAATCAAGAGAACTCTCAAAGGATTTGAAGAGGCATCAGGAATGAAAATAAATGTGGCAAAGTCATCtattcttttttcaaaaaatgtgGAACATAATATTAGAGAAAGTATAAAGGGAGCATGCAATTTTCAAGAAGTCTCTTATTTGGGGAGATATCTAGGAGCCTTGTTAACTAATGGTcgaaaaagtaaagaaaaatacaaaaatatcctGGATAGAGTTAAAGGAAAATTCAAGGGTTGGAAAGTCAATTGTCTATCAATGGTGGGACGCATCACTTTGGCTAAATCAGTTGTGAGTCCGTGTTTAAATTTTGACATGCCTTTTTCCCTCATACCAAAAGGGATAGGAGCCGAAGTTGAGAAGTTTCAACGAAAATTCATCTGGGGAGAAGatcaaaataacaagaaaattcATGCAGTCAGCTGGGAACAAATTTGTAAGCCAAAGGAGCTGGGAGGTTTAGGATTCCGCAGGATTCATGTGATGAATCAAGCATTTCTAATGAAGACACTATGGAGATTGTTCACAGAAAAGGAGGCGCTTTGGGTCAGAGTGATGTATAGCAAGTACAGGAGGGGAAAAAACCTCCTACAAGGTATGGAAACCTATAAAACTGATTCCCCTTTATGGAAAAATCTGGCTGCTCAATGGAGTAAACTGATAAAACATATAGAGTTCACGGTGGGTGACGGAAAGACTATAAACTTGTGGACTGACCCCTAGGTTAGAAATGAAGGGCAACTTTGTTTGAAAGTAACAAAATCTCTAGAAGAAGAGCTTTTCAGTCTCAAGGTGAGAGACATTAGACTGGAAACTGGAGAATGGAACCTACATTTTCTTGCTCGCTATCTCCCACACGAAGCTATCCAAAAGATAAGAGCAACTCCTCCTCCAATTGATGAAGGAGGTGAGGACAGAATCCTTTGGAATCTTTCGAAAGATGGGGAGTTTACCATAGCAAGCGCTTACAAGTACttaagtaataataataataatgaagttGAAGATAGAATTTGGGAAATCCTGTGGAGCTGGCAAGGACCACAAAGGATAAAATGTTTCGGATGGCTGATGATTCACAAAAGACTCTTAACAGCAGAGAGAAGAGCAAGGTTTTTCGGTAGTAATCCGGACTGTCACATCTGCCAAGGCCAAGAAGAAACAATTCTACATGTACTAAGGGACTGTCCCCCAGCTGCTAAGGTTTGGCATCAATTAATTCATCCGCAGCACTTTAACATGTTCTTTAGAGCTCCTTTTAATATCTGGGTGAGGTGGAACTTGATAACAGAAATTGGTAGAATTAATCAGGAAAAATGGAAGACATACTTCCTGGTAACTTGTTGGTGGTTGTGGCATTGGCGTAATAAAGAAATATTTACCCAATCCACAACAAGACCAGCGGAAGCTAAAACCTCCATCATGGCTTACGTCCAAAACATAAAAGAAGCTTTTAAAAAAGAGCCTCTTATCAATTATCCCAAGCAAAAAAGAGAGATACAAATCTCGTGGAAGCCGCCCCCTGTTGGATGGATTAAAATTAACTCAGATGGAACCTCCTTGGGCAACCCTGGAAAAGCAGGATGCGGTGGCATAATTAGGAATGAACACGGTAAATGGTTAGCTGGATATATGGTAAATATAGGAAATTGTACAGCTTTTCAAGCAGAATTATGGGGACTGCTACATGGATTGAGAACAGCTTGGGAGCTTGGACTAAGAAGAATCGtgtttgaaattgatgctagagCGGTGTACAACCTAATGATCAAACCCAAGCGATGCATGAATCATCACGAGCCACTGGTTAGACAAATTCACCAAATGACGATAAGGGAATGGAAAATTGAATTCAAACATACATACAGGGAAGGAAACAGAGGAGCGGACTTCTTATCCCGTAAAAGCTTGATGGCAGCACCGGGATTTCATTTTGTTGACTTACCGTCTGCAGAACTTAGGAACATTGTCTTAGATGATGCGAGAGGGGCTGTACTACCCCGAACTATTTCTATAATGTAATTTTGGGCTTCTAGCCCCGTttagtatacaaaaaaaaattaataattttgtaattaattatttttaataatatttgttcatcatcaaattaaattagaattttccaaactcatcaaccCCCATTAAAAACATGTCTGCTCTAtaatcccaaaaaaaaaattaagcatAACAAAATGGAATACTTTTTCATTAGCACCCTAATCAACGACAATTTCTGCAGCCTCTCTGTGGCTATCAGCAGGGATGATGCAACAACATCCTGTCACACCTAAACCGTCCCACGCATATTTCATTGTCATCTCTTCCACATAGGATCCACACATGTGGATACTATATACAATCCACACCAAAGACTCTCCCTATGTGCAAATGTACAATGATGTATAAACTATATGGAACCTATTCATTGCCTTTTTCTGAAGTTGGGGTTGCTGTCATCGTTTTCTCTCTGtaaacaagaaaattaatttGCTTGTTGGGGTTTGCTGCCGCCATCAATCTTGCTAGGCAGCGGCCCTCCCTCTCCTTTCTCcactcttttctttctctcgTTCTTTCTTTCTATACTTTTCTACTTTTCTCTTCCCTTTCTCATTCTTCGCACTCTGATTCaccttcttcctttcttccccTTTGTTTTTCCTCCTCCCCTTCTCTCATCCCCATCCCTTTTCTCCTATCCTatccccttttttttcattacttttttctatttttttatttttattttattttatctttctattttagtgtaatttttatttgtttagtCCTCTCTCCTtttgtgttattttatttttctctttaggATGATTTAGGTATGGTgctacaaatattttaaattggaGAGAATGATACATGGTagtttattttttgttcatagAAATATTTTCAGATTAGAGGAGGATTCATATTTAAGCCAAAGAGAAAAATGAATATTTTAGCATGTTGCAACACTTTTTCTATAAATATAGAAACTATAGATATTTATATTTgtctttgtttttatttattaaaattttttgaaattaaatattgAGCTTACTTTTAGCTTATAATTCAATATATAACatatctaatatttttctttaaacaTGGATCTAATTTGTCTCTATTATTTGTAAGTGTCGTATAACTATTATTATAAATGAAATGTATTCTTTTGTCAAAAATATAAACTATATGATAAATTTTAAACATTCAAGTTCGTTTTTGAAGAATTTTAGATTAACCAACTTGGGTTGATCAAGTGATTAGTTCACTTGTCTGCTCAAGCATCGGAAGTTTGAATCACATTCTATGTATGAACATCTCATTAGTCAGCCAATAACAAACTCTTAAATAGAGTTCAGATACGCACAACGAATTAGTTCCTAATCTCTTAAATTGAAAGataccataaaaaaaattaaattgtacactttttttcaataaatttttatttttttaggagtttttaaaaattactcCCCTATTAATCTCTTTGTTTTTTGTAATGGACTAATTTTATACTTTAGAAATTTAATTGTTttacaataaaatttattagattTATTTGTCTAATATGCATTAAAAGTAATGGAGGGCAAAATATGAGAACCAAAATATCtgatttataattttaagtGTTTACTCTAGATTTTATATGAAATTGTTGAATGCAGACATAAATTAAGGATTTTGTTCTATTTGGGAAAAAAAAGGATTATTGTGCAACATAGAAACTTTCGCTGGTCCTTTTTTATGCAATATATGACTTTTTGTTTATTCcttgatatttattttttggagaaaaaaattttatacatgTGCGTAAATACGGGTTTGATAGTATACTAATAATCATATATAATACACCATTCCTATtttttgattgagtaattattcacacaaaaatatttttatataataattaaaaattatttaataatttaattaaactgcTTAAGATCAGTAGAGTGTCAGTGTCGGGGTATCAGTATTACACTGTATGACACAAGATTTGACAGGGGCCAATTTGGGCTTTTGAGGGATTATTAGATTAGTGTGGAAACATTGAACGTGGCCCAATATGAAGAATTGTGGCCCTGAAGGGCCCAAACTCGTTCGTGAGACCTACACTCTTCCTCACTCTTCATTCCActcccttttctctctctctctctctctctctctctctcggaGGTTGCCTAATACCTTCGCTcacttttgttttcttcatATAATAGATTGCACCTTTTCCATAAAAAAGAAGCATATAATTTAGCATAGCTGGGTAGACGAAATAGCCAGGCAGAATGGGTATCAttgagaagatcaaagagattGAAGCCGAGATGGCTCGGACTCAGAAAAACAAAGCCACAGGTACTCATTATGTGCCACTTGCACAGTTCCACCCTTCTAAATCTTGCATATTTCATTATTATGCGTTATAACCAGTTCTGGACTATGTTTACGATTTTCGTTATTATGATAACTGCTTTTGGATTTGTTTGTTACGCAGAGTATCATCTCGGGCAGCTCAAGGCAAAGATAGCCAAGTTAAGGACACAATTGTTGGAGCCTCCAAAAGTATTTaaaaacacttttttttttgtttttccttctCATGCCTGTATTTACTGCTTTGTGCTGTTATTAATTGTTAGTTATAAATACATTTACTTTTAAGTTCAATATTTTGTTTTCCTTCACATGATTAAGTTTTTGACATGATTCGTATTGTCTTTTCGCATATGTCTTTAGTTTTAGTATGATTTTTGTCAAATTAATACTTGGATCCTGAATTCATATTGCTTCTATCACTATACTGTATGAGTATACGTATTTAGCTGAGATGAATAAAAGATTCCAAGGGAGGGGTATGTGGTTCTTTACTCTGTTTATGTACTCGCCGTGGTCGAAGGCGCTAAATTGACACCGGAATCCTAAGCAATAATGTGGGGTGCGCAAGGCCTAAGTGTTTCACACTGGCTCTGCAACTGTCTCTTTAATGAGGCATTTATTAATCGTGATAGTTGTATTACTTTGTTGAAGTGCTTGTTTACAATTGGAGAAATTTTGTTAGACTAGGTTTAGGGAATTAGTAAGGTAAAGTTAGAAGCCAAGATTACAATGAAATGCTCAAACTCAATTCCTAATGTTGAAGAAGTTGATTCACAAATCTACGATGATGGAGAAAGAGATGTAGATCAAAGTGTTGAAAATTATGCAATATATTTGATTGCGATGCTATGAATGCACTTTGTGGTGAGATCCAGGAATTTTTCAAGACTTCAGGGCTTCCAATTCATTTACCTTAAGCCCTAATGAAATCTTATCTATTTCCCACAGAAAAGAAACAGTATAAAATGCTTTAACCCAAGAATGTATCCGTTATTGATAAGTACTAATGTTTAGAAATGTCTGATGGGTGAATCTTTTAAATTACATATTATTTTCATGTTTAGTTCAGCATGCATATGTTTCTCAATTACTTGTCTGTCATTGTTTGATATTCTCTGGTCATAGTTTCATAAGCCACTGTATCTTGTCAAATTATGTGATAGGGATCTAGTGGAGGAGGAGAGGGATTTGAAGTTACAAAATTTGGCCATGGGCGTGTTGCACTGATTGGATTTCCAAGGTTTGCATTCTAAAATTCTTTTTCTCATTAGTTTTGGTTATCaatgttttattattttcttttgctatcGAAATTGATTAAAATATTAAAGGTGTATTGGACTTTATACCTTCACATGTTTTGTATCTGTGATGGGTTTACATGCTTTTGCTGTCTATATGTGTAAATTTCACGTGTTCCTAAGATTTCACCCTTCCAATGTTTTTTGTCATTTTCCAGTGTGGGAAAGTCAACTCTTTTGACAATGTTAACGGGCACACATTCAGAATCTGCATCTTATGAGTTCACAACTCTTACTTGCATTCCTGGCATCATACACTATAATGATACTAAAATCCAGTTGCTTGATCTTCCTGGAATTATCGAGGGTGCTTCTGAAGGCAAGGGACGTGGGAGACAGGTAAAACGCAAATTTGTTGTTTCAATCATTCCTGTAGTTTTCAGGGTATTGCCTTTGCAATTAAGAATTGATAAACAACTTTTAAACAGTGCTGCTATCTTATTACCTAGTACATACTAAAAAGAGGTGATGTGGCTAGTCACGTGCATTTCATGCTTGGTTCTTTCTCCGATCTATATCCCATTTTCCTCCAAGTCAGAAACCATGATTTTTTTCCAGATTACGAACCATGGAAAAGTTTTGATATGTGAATGTTCTCCCAGGTTATTGCTGTTGCTAAGTCTTCCGACATAGTATTGATGGTTCTTGATGCTTCAAAAGTAAGTTCTTCTTGGCATCTCCTACTGCAGTCTTTCAATCTTATTGTAATTAGTCTTGGTAGTTGAATGTTCTATGATgatatgttaattattttaataaattactGCTCTAACTGGCAATAAATACAATAACTAGCTAAGATATTGACGATCATTAAACATTATTGTTTAAAGAGACACCCTTCAATCAAGGTGAGAAACTAACCAAGTTTTTTCGTTATATAATAGTTATTTTGTATTCCCTTAAATTATTATTGTCCAACCCTCTAAACATAATGTGACTTGCATAACTCTTATGTGCCTGTTTAAGATCATTATTTTTACCGAATCATGTTTGTTACTTCATGTTCCACTTGGATAGAAACATATTTGAGTCTTCAACATATTCTCCTTTacacattttttcttttcttttttttctccccGTTATTACTGTTTATGGCATAGCCGTACAAAGAATATGTTATGGTAGAGCAACACTTGTGTCTAATAGAGTGAGCTATGAGAGCTTAAGAGAGCAGTAGAACAGTTTAGAAAGCAGTGTGCCAGCTAGGATGGGGACATGGGGCAGCTGTAACTACCACAAAGCTGTCATAACTAACTTATGAATATAAAGACAGTATTCCCTTATGATAGTTTAATTTTTCCTTGTTTGGTTCTCCCGGATACCCAGCTGTGTCatttatttccttcttttgtGAATACACTTCCAAAAAGACTGATATCACACTGATATCTTGTTCTCGAGCATTAGTGCTTCACTTTCCCTTGCGTTGTTTCCAGTTTTTACACCATGTTCATGTTGGATTGTTCTGAGATAGTTCTCTATTTGTTATTTGTACCTTAATTGTGTCAGAGTGAGGGCCATAGGCAAATATTGACTAGGGAGCTTGAAGCTGTGGGCTTGCGGTTGAACAAGAGACCACCTCAGGTATGTTTCTAGCTGTGTCCCTGAGGATGTTTTGGGACTTAACATAAGCCTGTATTGggtttatattattttttctgtCTGTAATATTGGAGCTTTCTTACCTGGCAGATAtatttcaaaaagaaaaagactggTGGCATCTCATTTAACAGCACTCTGCCTTTGACTCATGTGGATGAGAAGCTTTGTTATCAGATTCTGCATGAATACAAAATTCACAATGCAGAGGTACATAGCAAACTCTAGTGTAATGTCATTTAAATTTCCTTTCCAAGGATGTATGTATATAAATGAGTTGTAGTTATTTCTATGATAAATATACACTTGTACTACTGCATTAGTTTGTTTCAATGTGGCGGAACAAGTGCGGTGAATAGATTGATAGCTTGGTTGGTGATGTGAGGTTGCTTTGATTTCTGCAAACCATGATTTTATGGTTGCGTAAGCAAACTCTAGCTAAGACTAATGCTTTGTGGAAATCCCAATTATGGATTCATATTTCATATCAGCCATGCACACGAGTATTTTGGATTTCAGACATGGATAATGCAGTTTTCCTGGTGCTGAAATTGAATTCAATTACCAAAGAGCAAACTCAACAAACCACATCATTGTAGAGGATTTGACACTTTGTTAAACACTGACTGTCCTAAACTTTTATGCAATTGTGCAGAGTTCCAAATACGTTTAACAATagaatttggatcctctaaattttgaattttcactttagAGAATAAAGTATGATTTCTCACCCTTGAATAGTTTCTCTCtcatgttttctcttggtcctacctataaaataaatggtgagagatcacactttaccctctaaagtgaaattcaaaatttagaggattCAAATCCAATAACCCCAATGCCCCTGAATAATTCTTTATCAAAGTCATCATTTACCCAATCGTTCCTTTTCTTTCTGAGATGTGAAGAAAAGTGTTTATATATTGATAAAATGTGAAATGTGTCTGCTACATATAATTGATGAATTCATTGTCTCTTATTAAACTTCTCTTTGGATTCTCATTTATGTTGCGTTCTCACTTCTCAGGCTTCCCTGGTAACCAGTAGTAAGTTTAGtcccttttttttattattatttctttaaaatttattattaacgCCAAATGCTTCAACAGAGTGCATCTATTACATTGCTCATATTAACCCTCAATATCAGTGTTCCTTTCCATCTATGTTATTCCAAGTAGAAGTGAAATTGGTCGATAACTCTGATTATGGACATTAGGCAGgcttttctatttatttatttttatttacatgatGATAAGTATAGTAAAATTTAAATGTAGTAAAAATATTACTGAGATCTGATTCTGCTTATAATTGCATATCCGTGTAAAGGGACTTGGACTGACAACCTCTTTTTCAGATTCTTTTCCGGGAGGACGCCACAGTCGATGATctcatagatgtcattgaaggAAACCGTAAATACATGAAGTGTATATATGTCTACAACAAGATAGATGTTGTTGGTATTGACGATGTGGACAGACTAGCCCGCCAACCTAATTCTGTTGTCATTAGCTGCAATTTGAAGGTAGATTAATATTTTGTGTCACTTGAAGAATTTGAGACAACACATAATTTTAACcctttatctttttaaaatgtacTACAACCTAACTATTCCGAAAGCTATATATTGTTAATTTTACTCGGTTATGTTGTGGGTAACACTTTGTTTCTTGTAAACAGCTGAACTTAGACAGATTACTTTCAAGGATGTGGGACGAAATGGGTCTGGTTCGAGTTTACACAAAACCCCAAGGGCAGCAGCCTGATTTCTCTGATCCTGTGGTTCTTTCCGCGGTATGTTTCATCATGTAATATTCTTGCTAAGGAACAGTCTGCCATGttcattttgaaaattatgtCATCCTTCAGAAATTTCACTTCCTCTGGCACATTATTGTAGGATAGAGGTGGCTGCAGTGTAGAAGACTTCTGCAATCACATACATAGAAGTTTGGTGAAGGATGTGAAGTATGTTCTCGTCTGGGGTATAAGTGCAAGGCACTACCCTCAACATTGTGGCCTTAGTCATATTCTTCGTGACGAAGACGTGGTTCAAATCGTTAAGAAAAAGGTTTGGATAGAAA from Arachis stenosperma cultivar V10309 chromosome 9, arast.V10309.gnm1.PFL2, whole genome shotgun sequence encodes the following:
- the LOC130951440 gene encoding developmentally-regulated G-protein 2; protein product: MGIIEKIKEIEAEMARTQKNKATEYHLGQLKAKIAKLRTQLLEPPKGSSGGGEGFEVTKFGHGRVALIGFPSVGKSTLLTMLTGTHSESASYEFTTLTCIPGIIHYNDTKIQLLDLPGIIEGASEGKGRGRQVIAVAKSSDIVLMVLDASKSEGHRQILTRELEAVGLRLNKRPPQIYFKKKKTGGISFNSTLPLTHVDEKLCYQILHEYKIHNAEILFREDATVDDLIDVIEGNRKYMKCIYVYNKIDVVGIDDVDRLARQPNSVVISCNLKLNLDRLLSRMWDEMGLVRVYTKPQGQQPDFSDPVVLSADRGGCSVEDFCNHIHRSLVKDVKYVLVWGISARHYPQHCGLSHILRDEDVVQIVKKKEKEEGGRGRFKSHSNAPARISDREKKAPLKT